The following are encoded together in the Lathyrus oleraceus cultivar Zhongwan6 chromosome 3, CAAS_Psat_ZW6_1.0, whole genome shotgun sequence genome:
- the LOC127125800 gene encoding uncharacterized protein LOC127125800: MQFMKPAFRNGSYCYAYTVSRSLLLTLNPNPFFFSSPIRPLSIFSSSMASTHFSSTSALSLEKQFGEFRTHLEESGTLRDRIRTVVSEIESTTRLMYANILLVHHSRPTPELLEKAKSQIDVLKDKYKQLADILGGCPGQYYRYHGDWKSETQSVVSMLTFMHWLETGTLLQHKEAEEKLGLNGPEEFSLDVEDYLVGVCFMSNELPRYVVNQVTAGDYDCPRKVLKFLTDLHAAFRMLNLRNDFLRKKFDGMKYDLRKVEEVYYDVKIRGLTPNGESIGDQGIKEQS; encoded by the exons ATGCAATTTATGAAACCGGCGTTTCGTAACGGTAGCTATTGCTACGCCTACACCGTGTCCCGCTCCTTATTATTAACCTTAAACCCTAACCCTTTCTTCTTCTCTTCACCAATTCGCCCTCTCTCCATCTTCTCTTCCTCAATGGCTTCCACTCACTTCTCTTCAACCTCCGCTCTCTCTCTCGAGAAACAATTCGGCGAGTTCAGAACTCACCTCGAAGAATCCGGAACCTTGCGCGACCGAATTCGAACCGTCGTTTCGGAAATTGAGTCCACCACAAGACTCATGTATGCTAACATTCTTCTTGTTCATCACTCCCGTCCTACTCCAG AGCTTTTGGAGAAGGCTAAGTCTCAGATTGATGTTTTGAAGGACAAGTACAAGCAACTTGCTGATATTCTTGGAGGATGTCCTGGTCAATACTATAG GTATCATGGTGATTGGAAGAGTGAGACACAGTCGGTTGTTTCTATGCTTACTTTTATGCACTGGCTTGAAACGGGAACACTTCTCCAACACAAAGAAGCCGAGGAAAAACTCGGGT TGAATGGTCCGGAGGAGTTTAGTCTAGATGTTGAAGACTACCTAGTTG GTGTTTGTTTCATGTCTAATGAATTG CCAAGGTATGTGGTTAATCAAGTAACAGCTGGTGACTATGATTGTCCAAGGAAGGTCTTAAAGTTTTTAACAGATCTTCATGCTGCATTCCGAATGCTCAATCTACGAAATGATTTTCTGCGTAAGAAGTTTGATG GAATGAAGTATGACCTAAGAAAAGTAGAGGAAGTTTACTATGATGTTAAGATTAGGGGTTTGACACCGAATGGTGAGTCTATTGGAGATCAAGGAATCAAAGAACAATCTTAG